A portion of the Granulosicoccus antarcticus IMCC3135 genome contains these proteins:
- the istB gene encoding IS21-like element helper ATPase IstB, producing MTTPLNSELQQRALALKLHGLLAHWDELSKDQIAWIPSLLQWEEVERTQRGLERRLSSAHIGRFKPLADFDWQWPEQCDKGAISELMNLEFIHETSNIILIGSNGLGKSTVAQNITHEAVMQGHTALYVNAAEMLGDLASQDGDNALRRRLRYYAHPSLLVIDELGYLSYGDRHADLLFEIVNRRYEKKPIIVTTNKPFSEWASMFPNNGSVVSIVDRLVHHSEILVIKGESYRVHEAKKRAASKKGTRAKVTRTPKPKGKDS from the coding sequence ATGACGACTCCATTAAATAGTGAATTACAACAACGCGCCCTGGCCTTGAAACTTCATGGCCTTCTAGCACATTGGGATGAACTCTCAAAGGATCAGATTGCCTGGATCCCCTCTTTGCTGCAGTGGGAAGAGGTAGAACGAACACAGCGCGGCCTTGAACGACGTCTAAGCAGCGCTCACATTGGGCGCTTCAAGCCACTGGCAGACTTCGACTGGCAATGGCCTGAACAATGCGACAAAGGCGCCATCTCGGAGCTGATGAATCTGGAGTTTATTCACGAGACAAGCAATATCATACTGATCGGTTCAAATGGCTTGGGCAAATCCACTGTGGCTCAAAACATCACGCATGAAGCGGTGATGCAAGGTCATACCGCGTTGTATGTCAATGCTGCCGAAATGCTTGGAGATCTGGCATCACAGGATGGTGATAACGCGTTGCGACGCCGGCTCAGATATTACGCTCACCCCTCATTGCTGGTCATTGATGAGTTGGGCTATCTGTCCTATGGCGATCGACATGCGGATCTTCTATTTGAGATCGTCAACCGTCGCTACGAGAAGAAGCCGATCATTGTTACTACCAACAAACCGTTTAGCGAATGGGCATCCATGTTCCCCAACAACGGCAGTGTGGTCTCCATTGTTGATCGACTGGTGCATCATTCAGAAATACTGGTGATCAAGGGTGAATCGTATCGAGTCCATGAGGCCAAAAAAAGAGCAGCTTCAAAGAAAGGGACCCGAGCCAAAGTGACAAGAACGCCCAAACCAAAAGGCAAAGACTCATGA
- a CDS encoding GFA family protein produces MKPSELEMQAGGCVCKKVRYSLIGSPLRVTICHCTWCQRRTGSAFGVELVFHEDQVLFHPDTLSVYRHISDESGRWLDQHFCNNCGSSIGLTLESVPSIQSISVGTLDKQNWSELTNLERRHVFVRSARQWSDIPGDVEQYEEHFRN; encoded by the coding sequence ATGAAACCTTCTGAACTAGAGATGCAGGCTGGCGGATGTGTTTGCAAAAAAGTTCGCTACAGCCTCATCGGTTCTCCCCTACGAGTAACCATCTGCCATTGCACCTGGTGTCAGCGACGCACAGGCTCTGCGTTCGGTGTTGAACTGGTTTTTCATGAAGATCAGGTTCTATTTCACCCCGATACCTTATCGGTCTATCGGCACATATCAGATGAGTCTGGTCGATGGCTCGACCAACATTTCTGCAATAACTGCGGATCCAGTATCGGCCTTACCCTGGAATCCGTTCCATCCATACAGTCCATTTCTGTAGGCACGCTTGATAAACAGAACTGGTCTGAGCTCACCAATTTAGAACGACGACATGTATTTGTTCGCTCAGCTCGTCAGTGGTCGGATATCCCCGGAGATGTGGAGCAATATGAAGAACATTTTAGAAATTGA
- the hutI gene encoding imidazolonepropionase: MRLVNTTLATMDGDQPYGLIENGTVVIDKATIAWVGPEADLPAEFADHEQQDCGGRLLTPAFIDCHTHIVHGGHRAIEFEMRLEGASYEEVARAGGGIVSTVKATRAASVDDLLASALPRVDALLAEGVSLIEVKSGYGLDRETELAMLRAARAIETVRPVRIRTTFLGAHAAPQEYKGRDDAYLEEVCLPTLEAAHAAGLVDAVDGFCEGIAFTPEQISRVFDKAQELGLPVKLHAEQLSNIGGTKLAARYGALSADHVEYANEEDVQALADAGTVAVLLPGAFYTLRETQLPPISAFRKHHVPMALATDSNPGTSPMTSLLLVMNMACTLFRMTPAETLAGVTCNAAMALSMQDTGMIRSGLRADLALWNVEHPAELAYRVGTNLLHQRIFNGNT; the protein is encoded by the coding sequence ATGCGCCTAGTTAATACGACTCTCGCCACTATGGACGGAGACCAGCCCTACGGGCTCATCGAGAACGGCACCGTGGTGATTGATAAGGCAACAATCGCCTGGGTGGGTCCCGAAGCGGATCTGCCAGCCGAGTTTGCAGACCACGAACAGCAGGATTGTGGTGGACGGTTGTTGACTCCAGCCTTCATTGATTGCCACACACATATCGTTCACGGCGGCCACCGTGCTATCGAGTTCGAGATGCGTCTGGAAGGTGCCAGCTACGAAGAGGTAGCACGCGCCGGTGGTGGCATAGTCTCCACCGTGAAGGCCACACGCGCTGCCAGCGTTGACGACCTGCTCGCATCCGCCCTACCGCGAGTTGATGCACTGCTGGCAGAAGGCGTCTCTCTGATAGAGGTTAAGTCCGGCTATGGTCTGGATCGAGAAACAGAGCTGGCCATGCTGCGTGCCGCACGCGCTATCGAAACGGTCAGACCCGTTCGCATCCGCACCACTTTTCTGGGCGCTCACGCAGCACCTCAGGAATACAAAGGGCGAGATGATGCCTACCTGGAAGAGGTCTGCCTGCCAACTCTGGAAGCTGCCCACGCTGCCGGTCTGGTCGATGCGGTGGATGGCTTCTGTGAAGGTATCGCCTTTACCCCCGAACAGATCTCTCGAGTATTCGACAAGGCGCAGGAACTGGGCTTACCTGTCAAATTACATGCCGAACAGTTATCGAATATCGGTGGTACAAAGCTGGCTGCTCGTTATGGTGCTCTCTCTGCTGACCATGTCGAGTACGCCAACGAAGAGGATGTCCAAGCCCTGGCCGATGCAGGAACCGTAGCCGTCTTGCTGCCTGGTGCCTTCTACACATTGCGTGAAACTCAACTACCTCCCATTTCAGCTTTCCGCAAACACCACGTACCCATGGCGCTTGCCACCGATAGCAATCCCGGAACCTCACCCATGACCTCTTTGCTGCTGGTCATGAATATGGCCTGCACCCTGTTTCGCATGACACCCGCCGAGACACTTGCCGGTGTGACCTGCAACGCGGCCATGGCTCTGAGTATGCAGGATACGGGCATGATTCGATCCGGCTTGCGTGCAGACCTGGCCCTGTGGAATGTGGAGCACCCTGCCGAGCTTGCCTATCGGGTCGGCACGAATCTGCTGCATCAACGCATATTCAATGGCAACACCTGA
- a CDS encoding GNAT family N-acetyltransferase produces MDKNSHIKFPVVDAPRLRLDEITDKDVKAIHKLFTLPEVLEYHDLECLTDREQAADIVHEFRARFDERTGIRWAIRLKKDSRLIGTVGFKSWDREMRSTELGYDLLPEYWGNGYATEAINAILKSTIFNELPWGALHRIQAETIPGNSRSESVLRKLGFKEEGLRRDAGYWKGRYHDLRCFGLLIKNA; encoded by the coding sequence TTGGATAAAAACTCACACATCAAATTCCCGGTTGTAGACGCACCACGACTGCGGCTTGATGAGATCACAGACAAAGATGTCAAAGCCATACACAAACTATTTACCTTGCCAGAAGTTCTCGAGTATCACGATCTGGAATGCCTCACAGATAGGGAACAAGCAGCCGATATAGTGCATGAATTTCGAGCACGCTTCGATGAACGCACCGGTATCCGCTGGGCAATACGACTGAAAAAAGACTCACGCCTCATCGGCACCGTCGGGTTCAAATCCTGGGATCGGGAAATGAGAAGCACTGAGCTGGGCTATGATTTGCTGCCCGAGTATTGGGGCAACGGCTATGCAACCGAGGCAATCAATGCGATCCTGAAAAGCACCATTTTCAATGAATTGCCCTGGGGAGCGTTGCACCGCATTCAGGCAGAAACAATCCCTGGCAACTCCAGATCCGAGTCTGTCCTGCGCAAACTGGGGTTCAAGGAAGAAGGGCTACGTCGGGATGCAGGATATTGGAAAGGCCGATACCACGACCTCAGATGTTTCGGACTATTAATCAAAAACGCTTAG
- a CDS encoding class II glutamine amidotransferase, whose product MLAFGIKQPNLQPEFLESILAYSPFSERWQRYAGVPNSQPSVQLAGCICPFPSEETANIMCRVLAYIGPEIPIESLLLEPENSLINQTLDPELHPLLQLAGWGFGAWGEHLLKPEQALLYRRPMAAFYDDNAKSFIPSLQASTMLAHVRAAAYNSNTVLADENCHPFSYKETPWIIAQNGALPNWRVLQKELLSHCKDKYLEQMRGTTDTEFLYVLLLSLLKGDSDEEVQQGFEDMLKLISEAMKKLDLAELTKLKIALVAPNRIIGVNYGLGHQGETEVAGDWKELRKSGHGTDDYALSMLLEPMYLLTGRNFQDYEKSYGIDVCSDDQATSAIFASEPLTENTDDWSRLEFGEIVMLEKKGESISRKVSKLNL is encoded by the coding sequence TTGCTTGCATTTGGAATCAAGCAACCAAATCTACAACCAGAGTTTCTGGAGAGCATTCTGGCATACAGTCCCTTCTCGGAACGCTGGCAAAGGTATGCAGGTGTTCCCAACAGTCAACCATCGGTACAGCTGGCAGGCTGTATCTGCCCCTTTCCAAGTGAAGAGACAGCGAACATCATGTGTCGAGTTCTTGCCTATATCGGGCCAGAGATACCTATCGAAAGTCTGCTGCTGGAGCCGGAGAATAGTCTGATCAATCAGACTCTGGATCCTGAGCTTCATCCGTTATTGCAGCTGGCCGGCTGGGGATTTGGCGCATGGGGTGAGCATCTTCTGAAGCCAGAACAGGCATTGCTGTATCGCAGGCCGATGGCCGCTTTCTATGACGACAATGCCAAAAGTTTCATTCCCAGTTTGCAGGCCAGCACCATGTTGGCCCACGTCAGAGCGGCAGCCTACAACTCGAACACGGTTCTGGCTGACGAAAACTGTCATCCCTTTTCCTATAAAGAGACCCCTTGGATCATTGCCCAGAACGGTGCCTTGCCGAACTGGAGAGTCTTGCAAAAAGAATTGCTATCGCACTGCAAGGATAAGTATCTGGAGCAGATGCGCGGCACTACTGATACAGAGTTTCTTTATGTGCTGCTACTCTCGTTGCTCAAGGGCGACAGTGACGAGGAAGTTCAGCAGGGCTTTGAGGACATGTTGAAGCTCATTAGTGAGGCTATGAAAAAGCTGGACCTGGCTGAGCTGACGAAGTTGAAGATTGCTCTGGTTGCGCCCAATCGAATTATTGGCGTCAACTATGGTTTGGGGCACCAGGGAGAAACAGAGGTCGCTGGGGATTGGAAAGAGTTGAGAAAATCCGGCCACGGCACCGATGACTATGCTTTGTCCATGCTTCTGGAACCCATGTATTTGCTGACAGGTCGAAATTTTCAGGATTACGAAAAATCCTACGGCATTGATGTCTGCTCTGACGATCAGGCGACATCGGCCATCTTTGCCTCTGAGCCATTGACCGAGAATACTGACGACTGGTCAAGACTTGAGTTTGGCGAGATTGTCATGCTTGAGAAAAAGGGCGAAAGCATAAGCCGAAAGGTGAGCAAATTAAACCTGTAG
- a CDS encoding tetratricopeptide repeat protein produces MYRAQERYVEAGPLYIEAVEILEKVVGADHPNTIAVKGTYEHYKAALDRP; encoded by the coding sequence CTGTACAGAGCCCAAGAGCGTTACGTTGAAGCCGGCCCCCTGTATATCGAAGCAGTTGAAATATTAGAGAAGGTCGTCGGTGCAGACCACCCCAATACGATTGCAGTGAAGGGTACTTATGAACACTACAAAGCTGCATTAGATCGGCCCTAG